In Myxococcus guangdongensis, one genomic interval encodes:
- a CDS encoding TonB-dependent receptor: MHLNRVLRETGVVLAAGLLYGSAAFAQSSTMIGTIIDAQSRQPVPDVVVTATSPNLQGEQTVVSDAQGNYRIPQLPPGVYTLRFEKEQFKPYARSDVQLRLNRTIRVNVELLPESLGEVVEIVGAPPTIDVGSTTTGVNVDQEFIKRIAVARPGGKSGAARSFESLAELAPGAQNDQYGVSINGATSPENGYVVDGLSTNDPAYGVNASPMSIEFVQDVNIITGGYLPEFGRSTGGVINAVTRSGSNEFHGSVFANWTPGTFEGTRKTIRSEGSVISGLNELKNMGDFGATLGGPILKDKLWFFAGFAPSFTRYQHTRTLNSIRLDASGNTVTDDAGFTVVDPIAGSDRQYYADSRTVQYMGKLTYLINQDHTVSLALNGTPTTTGGMGKLSINPQSGGLPGAIFSRPGDFAFTETNANATSVALKYGGAFMDKKVLVDATAGWFHQTASTLPGDGSKLGSSEGLAGYSRFGYTSSRSLPDLEALPAGQEGACAPFETVDDEGNPVTIDRCPVIGYTVGGPGYMNDSKLDRYQFNAKATYLLNALGTHVLKAGADAEFLSYDQLKAYGGGVYFREAAPYANATLNGQLYTGGAVQDYRRYGYQASPDSPITQLTQQSKTTSTTVGGFLQDSWSIANRVTLNLGVRYDVQAMYGGDGNLALIMGNQWSPRLGAIVDPFANGRTKFFVNFARYYEQVPLNMLDRAFPGERRYEARRALASDTQAGCDPTDRQSQQTECRDPAYVLAQPESVRNPNRLYTGGKVENEPIDPDIKPQSSNELVVGAEYELIANTRVGASYTHRNMNMVIEDMSRDDGASYFLGNPGSGFAKEFPKPERNYDNVTVYLNRTFSDGWLAAANYTWSRLNGNYPGLFRPETAQLDPNILSDFDLVSLLANRTGPLPFDRTHQIKVFGAKEFNFTNELSASLGLSYRGNSGSPINYFGAHALYGPDESFVLPRGAGGRTPWLNVIDSNIGVNYRVSKDNVISVTLDVFNLFNFQGVSTVDQTYTLLSVQPIAGGKPSDLPGNVQWQEGEERAADFGTVDGDVNPNFKNPTSYQPPRQMRLGVRYTF; this comes from the coding sequence ATGCACTTGAACCGAGTGCTCCGGGAAACCGGAGTTGTCCTGGCCGCAGGTCTGCTTTATGGATCGGCGGCTTTCGCGCAGTCGAGCACGATGATCGGAACGATCATCGACGCTCAGAGTCGGCAGCCTGTTCCTGACGTGGTGGTAACCGCGACCTCGCCCAACCTTCAGGGTGAGCAGACCGTGGTTTCCGACGCACAGGGCAACTACCGTATTCCCCAGCTTCCGCCGGGTGTTTACACCCTGCGGTTCGAGAAGGAGCAGTTCAAGCCCTACGCCCGGTCGGACGTGCAGCTGCGTCTGAACCGCACCATCCGCGTCAACGTCGAGCTGCTCCCCGAGTCCCTCGGTGAAGTGGTGGAGATCGTCGGCGCGCCGCCGACCATCGACGTGGGCTCCACGACCACGGGCGTCAACGTGGATCAGGAGTTCATCAAGCGCATCGCGGTCGCCCGTCCGGGCGGCAAGAGCGGCGCGGCTCGCTCGTTCGAGTCCCTGGCCGAGCTGGCGCCTGGCGCCCAGAACGACCAGTACGGTGTCTCCATCAACGGCGCGACCTCGCCTGAGAACGGCTACGTGGTGGACGGTCTGTCCACAAACGACCCGGCCTACGGCGTGAACGCGAGCCCGATGAGCATCGAGTTCGTGCAGGACGTGAACATCATCACCGGCGGTTACCTGCCGGAGTTCGGTCGCTCCACGGGCGGTGTCATCAACGCGGTGACCCGGTCGGGCTCCAACGAGTTCCACGGTTCCGTGTTCGCCAACTGGACGCCCGGCACGTTCGAGGGTACCCGCAAGACGATCCGGTCCGAAGGCTCGGTCATCAGCGGCCTCAACGAGCTGAAGAACATGGGCGACTTCGGTGCCACCCTCGGTGGTCCGATCCTCAAGGACAAGCTGTGGTTCTTCGCCGGTTTCGCGCCGTCCTTCACGCGCTACCAGCACACCCGCACGCTGAACTCCATCCGCCTCGACGCCTCTGGCAACACGGTCACGGATGACGCCGGCTTCACGGTGGTCGACCCCATCGCGGGCTCGGATCGTCAGTACTACGCTGACTCCCGCACCGTGCAGTACATGGGTAAGCTGACCTACCTCATCAACCAGGACCACACGGTCTCGCTCGCCCTCAACGGCACGCCGACGACCACGGGTGGCATGGGCAAGCTGTCCATCAACCCGCAGTCCGGTGGTCTGCCGGGCGCGATCTTCTCCCGTCCGGGCGACTTCGCCTTCACGGAGACGAACGCGAACGCCACGTCCGTCGCCCTGAAGTACGGCGGCGCGTTCATGGACAAGAAGGTCCTGGTCGACGCGACGGCCGGCTGGTTCCACCAGACGGCGTCCACCCTGCCGGGCGACGGCAGCAAGCTGGGCTCCTCCGAGGGCCTCGCGGGCTACTCCCGCTTCGGGTACACCTCCTCGCGGTCTCTGCCGGATCTCGAGGCCCTGCCCGCCGGGCAGGAGGGCGCCTGCGCCCCGTTCGAGACGGTCGACGACGAGGGAAATCCCGTCACCATCGACCGCTGCCCCGTCATCGGGTACACGGTCGGCGGCCCCGGCTACATGAACGACTCGAAGCTGGATCGCTACCAGTTCAACGCGAAGGCCACGTACCTGCTCAACGCGCTCGGCACCCACGTGCTGAAGGCCGGCGCGGACGCGGAGTTCCTGTCCTACGACCAGCTCAAGGCGTACGGCGGTGGCGTGTACTTCCGTGAGGCCGCTCCGTACGCGAACGCGACCCTCAACGGCCAGCTCTACACCGGCGGCGCGGTGCAGGACTACCGTCGCTACGGCTACCAGGCCTCGCCCGACAGCCCCATCACCCAGCTGACCCAGCAGTCGAAGACCACCAGCACCACGGTCGGTGGCTTCCTGCAGGACTCCTGGTCCATCGCCAACCGCGTCACGCTGAACCTCGGCGTGCGCTACGACGTGCAGGCGATGTACGGCGGCGACGGCAACCTGGCGCTCATCATGGGCAACCAGTGGTCGCCCCGCCTCGGCGCCATCGTCGACCCGTTCGCCAACGGCCGCACCAAGTTCTTCGTGAACTTCGCTCGCTACTACGAGCAGGTTCCGCTGAACATGCTGGACCGCGCGTTCCCGGGTGAGCGCCGCTACGAGGCCCGCCGCGCGCTGGCGTCGGACACTCAGGCCGGTTGCGATCCCACGGATCGCCAGAGCCAGCAGACGGAGTGCCGCGACCCGGCCTACGTGCTCGCTCAGCCCGAGAGCGTTCGCAACCCGAACCGCCTCTACACGGGTGGTAAGGTCGAGAACGAGCCGATCGACCCGGACATCAAGCCCCAGTCGTCCAACGAACTGGTGGTCGGCGCCGAGTACGAGCTCATCGCCAACACCCGCGTGGGCGCCAGCTACACGCACCGCAACATGAACATGGTCATCGAGGACATGAGCCGCGATGACGGTGCGTCGTACTTCCTCGGTAACCCGGGCAGCGGCTTCGCCAAGGAGTTCCCGAAGCCGGAGCGTAACTACGACAACGTCACGGTCTACCTGAACCGCACGTTCTCGGATGGTTGGCTCGCCGCGGCGAACTACACCTGGTCCCGCCTGAACGGTAACTACCCCGGTCTGTTCCGCCCGGAGACCGCTCAGCTCGACCCGAACATCCTGTCGGACTTCGACCTCGTCAGCCTCCTGGCCAACCGCACGGGTCCGCTGCCGTTCGACCGTACGCACCAGATCAAGGTGTTCGGCGCGAAGGAGTTCAACTTCACGAACGAGCTGTCCGCCAGCCTGGGTCTGTCGTACCGCGGCAACTCCGGCTCGCCGATCAACTACTTCGGCGCGCATGCGCTCTACGGCCCGGACGAGTCCTTCGTCCTCCCCCGTGGCGCCGGTGGTCGTACGCCCTGGCTGAACGTCATTGACTCCAACATCGGCGTCAACTACCGCGTCAGCAAGGACAACGTCATCTCCGTCACCCTGGACGTGTTCAACCTGTTCAACTTCCAGGGCGTGAGCACGGTCGACCAGACGTACACCCTGCTCTCCGTGCAGCCCATCGCGGGCGGCAAGCCCTCCGACCTGCCTGGCAACGTCCAGTGGCAGGAGGGCGAGGAGCGCGCTGCCGACTTCGGCACGGTCGATGGCGACGTCAACCCCAACTTCAAGAACCCGACCAGCTACCAGCCGCCGCGCCAGATGCGCCTTGGTGTCCGGTACACGTTCTAG
- a CDS encoding energy transducer TonB, translating to MFDSVLDRGQAPKARFGVGTTISVILHVALFVVAYVLSTRPPVEEEKEIEVTLKATMAPPPPPPPPPPPAATSKPKTTPKKPKKPDTIVQPKEIPKEVPKEVEPTEQPEEAAEEPTEEAVEGGVEGGVAGGVVGGVVGGVIGGVVGGQLGGTGTEVLPFGAGMTRPEKVSGPQPEYTREALESRVQGTMIVKCVITVEGRVERCRIIKPLPHMEQAVMDALTSSRYKPVTFQGRPVQVDYTFTLNLKLPR from the coding sequence ATGTTTGATTCAGTCCTTGACCGCGGTCAGGCGCCCAAAGCGCGGTTCGGTGTGGGAACCACCATCTCGGTGATCCTGCATGTGGCGCTGTTCGTGGTGGCCTACGTTCTTTCGACGAGGCCTCCGGTCGAGGAGGAGAAGGAGATTGAGGTGACGCTGAAGGCCACCATGGCCCCGCCACCTCCTCCGCCGCCGCCCCCTCCCCCGGCGGCGACCTCCAAGCCGAAGACGACCCCGAAGAAGCCCAAGAAGCCCGACACCATCGTCCAGCCCAAGGAGATCCCGAAAGAGGTCCCCAAGGAGGTCGAGCCGACGGAGCAGCCGGAAGAGGCCGCCGAGGAGCCCACTGAAGAGGCGGTCGAGGGCGGCGTCGAGGGTGGTGTCGCCGGTGGTGTCGTGGGCGGCGTCGTCGGTGGTGTGATCGGCGGCGTGGTCGGTGGGCAGCTGGGCGGGACGGGGACGGAAGTGCTGCCGTTCGGCGCGGGCATGACCCGTCCGGAGAAGGTCTCGGGCCCGCAGCCCGAGTACACCCGCGAGGCGCTCGAGTCTCGCGTGCAGGGCACGATGATCGTCAAGTGCGTCATCACCGTGGAAGGTCGTGTGGAGCGCTGCCGAATCATCAAGCCCCTGCCCCACATGGAACAGGCCGTCATGGACGCCCTGACATCGTCACGTTACAAGCCCGTCACGTTCCAGGGCCGTCCGGTCCAGGTGGATTACACCTTCACCCTGAATCTGAAGCTGCCGCGCTGA
- a CDS encoding MotA/TolQ/ExbB proton channel family protein: protein MQFTLIDIWHHTGTFARMIIFTLAIMSVASLVVMAERMIVFRKTRSDSRNFAAKMGAILAKGDLTTAANTNLGKDVGHLGRVINSGLTAYRISPNNKDVAVESVARALERQAQREVQSMKRGLGLLATVGSTAPFVGLLGTTMGIVNAFQLMAAAGSGGLGTISAGIAEALITTAFGLLVAIPAVMAYNFLQGWVDARSVDISESSNEFLDVVARHLGGGAHSSHAA from the coding sequence ATGCAATTCACTCTCATCGATATCTGGCACCACACGGGCACCTTCGCCCGTATGATCATCTTCACCCTGGCCATCATGTCGGTGGCGTCGCTGGTCGTGATGGCGGAGCGGATGATCGTCTTCCGCAAGACCCGGTCCGACAGCCGCAACTTCGCCGCCAAGATGGGTGCCATCCTGGCGAAGGGCGACCTGACCACCGCGGCCAACACGAACCTGGGCAAGGACGTGGGCCACCTGGGTCGGGTGATCAACTCCGGCCTCACCGCCTACCGCATCAGCCCCAACAATAAGGACGTGGCGGTGGAGTCCGTGGCCCGCGCGCTCGAGCGTCAGGCGCAGCGCGAGGTGCAGAGCATGAAGCGCGGCCTGGGTCTGCTGGCCACGGTCGGCTCGACGGCTCCGTTCGTCGGTCTGCTCGGCACGACGATGGGTATCGTCAACGCCTTCCAGCTGATGGCGGCGGCCGGCTCCGGCGGTCTGGGCACCATCTCGGCCGGTATCGCCGAGGCGCTCATCACCACGGCCTTCGGTCTGCTCGTGGCGATCCCCGCCGTGATGGCCTACAACTTCCTGCAGGGCTGGGTGGATGCTCGCTCGGTGGACATCAGCGAGTCCTCCAACGAGTTCCTCGACGTGGTCGCCCGGCACCTGGGCGGCGGCGCGCACTCCTCGCACGCGGCCTGA
- a CDS encoding ExbD/TolR family protein: protein MGMSAGPKGGIKSEINVTPLVDVVLVLLIIFMVVTPMLQRGKSVELPKATEIEKEKGKDSDPLYVSITPDKKVFVENDQVDEQALQDRIAEELVKDPGKKILLKGDNTVNVGDVRRVLDVARKAKAKQIALGVEEKK from the coding sequence ATGGGAATGTCAGCTGGCCCCAAGGGGGGCATCAAGAGCGAGATCAACGTCACGCCGCTGGTGGACGTGGTGCTGGTGCTCCTCATCATCTTCATGGTCGTCACCCCCATGCTCCAGCGCGGCAAGTCCGTGGAGCTGCCCAAGGCCACCGAGATCGAAAAAGAGAAGGGCAAGGACTCGGACCCTCTCTACGTCTCCATCACCCCGGACAAGAAGGTGTTCGTGGAGAATGACCAGGTGGACGAACAGGCTCTCCAGGACCGCATCGCGGAGGAGCTGGTGAAGGACCCGGGCAAGAAGATCCTGCTCAAGGGTGACAACACCGTGAACGTGGGCGACGTGCGCAGGGTGCTGGACGTGGCCCGCAAGGCCAAGGCGAAGCAGATCGCGCTCGGCGTCGAGGAGAAGAAGTAA
- a CDS encoding ExbD/TolR family protein, with protein MAGHKQRQWVKPQSAPNSEINVTPLVDVVLVLLIIFMVVTPLLEKDILVRVPDTEVEENQPPPDPNDQQLVVLLDKDGSYSINTEKVPASDYINRLKRMLAAKKADEKVVFFMADDATNYGRLIAALDGAKAAGAKVLGMATELPSNAIIQGTQVDTGTPAPAPTP; from the coding sequence ATGGCCGGCCACAAGCAGCGCCAGTGGGTGAAGCCGCAGTCGGCGCCCAACTCGGAGATCAACGTCACGCCGCTGGTGGACGTGGTGCTGGTGCTCCTCATCATCTTCATGGTCGTCACGCCCCTCCTGGAGAAGGACATCCTGGTGCGCGTGCCGGACACCGAGGTCGAGGAGAACCAGCCGCCGCCGGATCCGAATGACCAGCAGCTGGTGGTCCTGCTGGACAAGGACGGCAGCTACTCCATCAACACGGAGAAGGTCCCGGCCTCGGACTACATCAACCGCCTCAAGCGCATGCTGGCGGCGAAGAAGGCGGACGAGAAGGTCGTCTTCTTCATGGCGGACGACGCGACCAACTACGGGCGGCTCATCGCGGCCCTGGACGGCGCGAAGGCGGCCGGCGCGAAGGTGCTCGGCATGGCGACGGAGCTGCCGTCGAACGCCATCATCCAGGGCACGCAGGTGGACACGGGCACTCCGGCGCCCGCCCCCACGCCCTGA
- a CDS encoding DUF2378 family protein produces the protein MADELLVFEQTIEALFLRALHGRLTPACKQRLKQAGLDVDQKLRPAYSFTSWMAFLRIAAEELFPQEAVAQGTWKLGEAYIEGFRETMLGRAVLSLLRVLGPRRTLMRATQNFRAGNNYTESKLVELTPTQFELWMNEVGDYPDFTAGIIHAGLRVAGAQEVRVEPSGYDGHTCTYRISWKEASVSSGVAGSGDSKAAMRSGSISSL, from the coding sequence ATGGCCGACGAGCTTCTCGTCTTTGAACAGACCATCGAAGCCCTCTTCCTGCGCGCGCTGCACGGGCGGCTGACGCCTGCCTGCAAGCAGCGCTTGAAGCAGGCGGGGCTCGACGTGGACCAGAAGCTGCGTCCCGCCTACTCCTTCACATCCTGGATGGCGTTCCTGCGCATCGCCGCGGAGGAGCTGTTTCCCCAGGAGGCCGTCGCGCAGGGAACCTGGAAGCTCGGTGAGGCCTATATCGAGGGCTTCCGCGAGACGATGCTCGGCCGCGCGGTGCTGTCGCTGCTGCGGGTGCTGGGGCCTCGCCGGACGCTCATGCGGGCCACGCAGAACTTCCGGGCGGGCAACAACTACACCGAGTCGAAGCTGGTGGAGCTCACCCCCACCCAGTTCGAGCTGTGGATGAACGAGGTGGGCGACTACCCGGACTTCACGGCGGGCATCATCCACGCCGGCCTGCGGGTGGCCGGCGCCCAGGAGGTGCGCGTGGAGCCGTCGGGCTACGACGGCCACACCTGCACCTATCGCATCAGCTGGAAGGAAGCCTCGGTCTCCTCGGGCGTGGCCGGCAGCGGCGACTCCAAGGCGGCCATGAGGTCCGGGTCCATCAGCTCCCTGTAG
- a CDS encoding NAD(P)/FAD-dependent oxidoreductase: MPHVVILGGGFAGLRAAQHLAKAPVRLTLVDRHNHHLFQPLLYQVATATLSPSEIAAPLRALLGPQGVAVVLADVTGVDTAGKRVLLSDGELKYDYLVIATGATHSYFGNDQWARFAPGLKSIEDAVEIRRRVLLAYELAEREPDPSLRKALLNFVIIGAGPTGVEMAGSLAEISRKSLSGDFKNIDPRDARIILIEGLGKVLPVYPDDLTDKARRTLEKLGVEVRTGARVTNIDETGVYIGTEFIAARTVIWAAGVAASPVARSLGVPLDRAGRVHVTPELTVPGLEDVFVVGDLASLNQEDGTPVPGLAPAAMQEGKHAASNILRRLRGEPMVPFKYWDRGSYAVIGRGHAVGIAFRRFKQSGLPAWSAWLFIHLLFLIGFRSKLAVMLNWAYSYLTFGKSARIITGPAPRLDQLALVASSSDGKNGSPTDDTDGASRLVSSAGALAPPSPH; this comes from the coding sequence ATGCCCCATGTGGTCATCCTCGGCGGCGGGTTCGCCGGGCTTCGGGCCGCGCAGCACCTCGCCAAGGCGCCGGTCCGTCTCACCCTGGTGGACCGGCACAACCACCACCTCTTCCAGCCGCTGCTGTACCAGGTGGCCACGGCGACGCTGAGCCCCAGTGAGATCGCCGCGCCGCTGCGGGCGCTGCTCGGACCGCAGGGCGTCGCGGTGGTGCTGGCGGACGTGACGGGCGTCGACACCGCTGGGAAGCGGGTGCTGCTGTCGGATGGAGAGCTGAAGTACGACTACCTCGTCATCGCGACGGGGGCGACGCACTCGTACTTTGGCAATGACCAGTGGGCCCGTTTCGCCCCGGGGCTCAAGTCCATCGAGGACGCGGTGGAGATTCGACGCCGGGTGCTGCTGGCGTACGAGCTGGCCGAGCGTGAGCCGGACCCGAGCCTCCGCAAGGCCCTGCTCAACTTCGTCATCATCGGCGCGGGGCCCACGGGCGTGGAGATGGCGGGCTCACTGGCGGAAATCAGCCGCAAGTCCTTGTCGGGTGATTTCAAGAACATCGACCCGCGGGACGCGCGCATCATCCTCATCGAGGGTTTGGGCAAGGTCTTGCCCGTCTACCCGGACGACCTGACGGACAAGGCGCGTCGCACGTTGGAGAAGCTCGGCGTGGAGGTCCGCACGGGCGCCCGGGTGACGAACATCGACGAGACGGGCGTCTACATCGGCACGGAGTTCATCGCGGCCCGCACCGTCATCTGGGCCGCGGGTGTCGCCGCCTCGCCGGTGGCGCGTTCGCTCGGCGTTCCGCTGGATCGCGCGGGGCGGGTGCACGTGACGCCCGAGTTGACCGTCCCCGGCCTCGAGGACGTCTTCGTCGTGGGAGATTTGGCCTCGCTCAATCAGGAGGACGGCACGCCCGTGCCGGGGCTCGCGCCCGCCGCGATGCAGGAGGGCAAGCACGCGGCGTCCAACATCCTGCGCCGCCTGCGCGGTGAGCCCATGGTGCCCTTCAAGTACTGGGACAGGGGCTCCTATGCGGTGATTGGCCGAGGCCACGCGGTGGGCATCGCCTTCCGGCGCTTCAAACAGTCAGGGCTGCCCGCGTGGAGCGCCTGGCTGTTCATCCACCTGCTGTTCCTCATCGGCTTCCGGAGCAAGCTGGCGGTGATGCTCAACTGGGCCTACTCCTATCTGACCTTCGGCAAGTCGGCCCGAATCATCACCGGCCCCGCGCCCAGGTTGGATCAGCTCGCGCTCGTGGCCTCGTCGTCGGACGGGAAGAACGGGTCCCCCACGGATGACACGGATGGTGCTTCGCGCCTCGTTTCGTCCGCGGGAGCGCTGGCCCCGCCTTCGCCCCACTGA
- the recA gene encoding recombinase RecA: MSKLTEKLKAVAAAVASIEKQFGRGSVMTLGGDTQEHKVAVIPSGSVGLDRALGVGGYPRGRVVEVFGNESSGKTTLTLHAIAQVQAAGGVAAFIDAEHALDISYARKLGVKVEELLVSQPDTGEQALEITEQLVRSGAVDLIVVDSVAALVPRAEIEGEMGDAHMGVQARLMSQALRKLTGAVSRSGCCIVFINQIRMKIGVMFGNPETTTGGNALKFYSSVRMEIRRTGNLKEGDAVVGSRARVKVVKNKLAPPFQEAEFDLLYGSGIHRAGEVLDLGVATGLIDKSGSHFSLRGERIGQGRERASEWLREHTDTMEALARELAGTPPLPCPAPAAEAAA, from the coding sequence ATGAGCAAGCTGACGGAGAAGCTGAAGGCAGTGGCGGCGGCGGTGGCATCCATCGAGAAGCAGTTCGGTCGTGGCTCGGTGATGACGTTGGGCGGGGACACGCAGGAGCACAAGGTCGCGGTGATTCCCTCCGGCTCGGTGGGGCTGGACCGGGCGCTCGGCGTGGGCGGCTATCCCCGAGGCCGCGTGGTGGAGGTGTTCGGCAACGAGTCGTCCGGCAAGACGACGCTCACGCTGCATGCGATTGCGCAGGTCCAAGCCGCCGGCGGAGTGGCGGCGTTCATCGACGCGGAGCATGCGCTCGACATCTCCTACGCGCGCAAGCTGGGAGTGAAGGTGGAGGAGCTGCTGGTGTCCCAGCCGGACACCGGAGAGCAGGCGCTGGAAATCACCGAGCAGCTCGTTCGCTCGGGAGCCGTGGACCTCATCGTCGTGGACTCGGTGGCGGCGCTGGTGCCTCGCGCGGAAATCGAAGGTGAGATGGGCGACGCGCACATGGGCGTGCAGGCGCGGCTGATGAGTCAGGCCCTGCGCAAGCTCACGGGCGCGGTGAGCCGCTCGGGATGCTGCATCGTCTTCATCAACCAGATTCGAATGAAGATTGGCGTGATGTTCGGCAATCCCGAGACCACCACCGGAGGGAACGCGCTGAAGTTCTATTCCTCGGTGCGCATGGAGATTCGCCGCACGGGCAACCTCAAGGAGGGAGACGCCGTGGTGGGCTCGCGGGCCCGGGTGAAGGTGGTGAAGAACAAGCTGGCCCCGCCCTTCCAGGAGGCGGAGTTCGACCTGCTGTACGGCAGCGGCATCCACCGCGCCGGGGAGGTGCTGGACCTGGGCGTGGCCACGGGGCTCATCGACAAGTCCGGGAGTCACTTCAGCCTCCGAGGCGAGCGCATCGGCCAGGGAAGGGAGCGCGCCTCGGAGTGGCTGCGTGAGCACACCGACACGATGGAGGCGCTGGCCCGGGAGCTCGCGGGGACACCGCCGCTCCCCTGCCCCGCGCCCGCCGCGGAGGCCGCCGCCTAG
- a CDS encoding DUF1285 domain-containing protein — translation MQPPTGQPPAGKRWHTREDSGIRLDAALRWWHDDEPIEHPKIIELFNTSLLLDDEGRYQLRIGQDWCYVQVEDAAYEVRTVDVTPDARVSIRLSDRTAEALELDSLQVDGAGVLTCRVKQGRAKARFSRDGQYQFGELLEPGPGGGLVVRVGERQHPLALSLDSLTGSV, via the coding sequence ATGCAACCTCCCACCGGACAGCCCCCCGCCGGCAAGCGCTGGCACACTCGCGAGGACAGCGGCATCCGCCTCGATGCCGCCCTGCGCTGGTGGCATGACGACGAGCCCATCGAGCACCCCAAAATCATCGAGCTCTTCAACACCTCTCTCCTCCTGGACGACGAGGGTCGCTACCAACTGCGCATCGGGCAGGACTGGTGCTACGTGCAGGTCGAGGACGCCGCGTACGAAGTCCGGACCGTGGACGTCACGCCGGACGCGCGTGTGTCCATCCGCTTGAGTGACCGCACCGCCGAGGCCCTGGAACTCGATTCGCTCCAGGTGGATGGCGCGGGCGTCCTGACGTGTCGGGTGAAGCAGGGTCGGGCCAAGGCGCGCTTCTCTCGAGATGGCCAGTACCAGTTCGGAGAGCTGTTGGAGCCGGGCCCGGGTGGCGGGCTGGTGGTGCGCGTCGGAGAGCGCCAGCACCCGTTGGCGCTCTCCCTCGACTCGCTGACCGGCTCCGTCTAG
- a CDS encoding CinA family nicotinamide mononucleotide deamidase-related protein: MRVELLCTGDELVTGLITDTNSTYLEARLFDLGVKVERVVLVGDVRPDITQTLLEAAARADVVVVSGGLGPTADDFTLECAAAAAGVPLEEDARVLEWLRERYASRGVPINPSAMRMARIPRGSEPVRNPAGSAPLVVLTLGRCRLFFLPGVPREYRALLDNEVLPRIRAELDTRPGRVYRAFRLLRTVGIPESELDLAVAPLAPNHPRVVFGFRTHAPENHLKLMAEAPTQAEADQALAAVEAECRRVLGRHVFAADGEEYAPALLSALGQAGATLATAESCTGGLIAQRLTAVPGSSTVFIGGAVVYSEKMKTAWVGVPTEVLERHTAVSAPTAVAMAEGVRAACGATYGLSVTGYAGPGGGTPEDPVGTVYCALAGPGFATRCERMSFSGDRERVRLFAASHTLEMLRQHLLTAAQS, encoded by the coding sequence ATGCGGGTCGAACTGCTGTGCACGGGTGACGAGCTGGTCACCGGCCTCATCACGGACACGAACAGCACCTACCTGGAGGCCCGGCTCTTCGACCTGGGCGTGAAGGTGGAGCGGGTGGTGCTCGTAGGGGACGTCCGACCGGACATCACCCAGACGCTGCTCGAGGCCGCGGCGCGAGCGGATGTCGTGGTGGTCTCCGGAGGGCTGGGCCCCACGGCGGACGACTTCACCCTCGAGTGTGCCGCGGCCGCCGCGGGTGTCCCGTTGGAGGAGGACGCCCGGGTCCTGGAGTGGCTGCGCGAGCGTTACGCGTCGCGAGGCGTCCCCATCAATCCCAGCGCGATGCGCATGGCGCGAATCCCCCGGGGCTCTGAGCCGGTGCGCAACCCCGCGGGCTCCGCGCCGCTCGTCGTGCTCACGCTGGGTCGATGCCGCCTGTTCTTCCTGCCCGGAGTGCCGCGCGAGTATCGCGCCCTCTTGGACAACGAGGTGCTGCCGCGCATCCGCGCGGAGCTGGACACGAGGCCGGGCCGTGTCTACCGGGCCTTCCGGCTGCTGCGCACCGTGGGCATCCCCGAGTCCGAGCTGGACCTGGCCGTGGCGCCCCTGGCGCCCAATCACCCCAGGGTGGTGTTCGGCTTCCGCACGCACGCGCCGGAGAATCACCTCAAGCTGATGGCGGAGGCGCCCACGCAAGCGGAGGCCGACCAGGCCCTGGCCGCGGTGGAGGCCGAGTGTCGTCGCGTGCTGGGCCGACATGTCTTCGCCGCGGACGGCGAGGAGTACGCGCCCGCGCTGCTGTCGGCCTTGGGGCAAGCCGGAGCCACGCTGGCCACGGCGGAGAGCTGCACGGGAGGCCTCATCGCCCAGCGACTGACGGCGGTGCCGGGTTCGAGCACCGTCTTCATCGGCGGCGCGGTGGTCTACTCGGAGAAGATGAAGACCGCCTGGGTGGGCGTTCCCACCGAAGTGCTCGAGCGTCATACCGCGGTCTCCGCGCCGACGGCCGTGGCCATGGCCGAGGGGGTACGTGCCGCCTGCGGCGCCACATATGGCCTGTCGGTGACGGGGTACGCGGGGCCCGGCGGCGGAACTCCCGAAGACCCGGTGGGCACTGTGTACTGCGCGCTCGCGGGGCCGGGGTTCGCCACGCGGTGCGAGCGCATGTCCTTTTCTGGAGACAGGGAGCGCGTGCGCCTCTTCGCTGCCTCCCACACCCTGGAGATGCTGCGGCAGCACCTGCTGACCGCCGCCCAATCATGA